The following coding sequences are from one Deferribacterota bacterium window:
- the lspA gene encoding signal peptidase II — MRNKVILFVIYLILVFLDQYTKIIIENILPLYSSIEVFKTLNITHIQNKGVAFGLLANLNFKELRFIFIAIYIIIIFTLLYFLYKDYNRIIAKYGYIMILAGATGNLIDRIRIGKVIDFIDFHIHNWHYPAFNIADSSITIGIIILLIDFIFLREAKNYESIKS, encoded by the coding sequence ATGCGAAATAAAGTTATACTATTTGTTATATATTTAATATTGGTCTTTTTAGATCAATATACGAAGATTATTATAGAAAACATTCTACCTTTATATTCTTCAATTGAAGTATTTAAAACTCTAAATATAACACATATACAAAATAAAGGTGTTGCCTTTGGTCTTTTAGCTAATTTAAATTTTAAAGAATTGAGGTTTATATTTATAGCCATTTATATTATTATAATTTTTACTCTTTTATACTTTTTATATAAAGATTATAATAGAATAATAGCTAAATATGGGTATATAATGATTTTAGCAGGGGCTACAGGTAACCTAATTGATAGGATAAGGATTGGTAAGGTTATAGATTTCATAGATTTTCATATACACAATTGGCACTATCCTGCTTTTAATATAGCAGATAGCTCAATTACAATTGGTATTATAATACTATTAATTGATTTTATATTTTTAAGAGAGGCTAAAAATTATGAAAGCATTAAAAGTTAA